DNA sequence from the Schistocerca americana isolate TAMUIC-IGC-003095 chromosome 2, iqSchAmer2.1, whole genome shotgun sequence genome:
agccacattgggtgttggggaggaggtggtttcggTGAAGGTGGTGATGGATGCTCCAGGTAAGGATGtgcttgctgaacaccgaggtgaCATACATAGGGCGATAGGAAGAGACATCAGACGGAGGCTTGGTGGGTTTGGAAAACATCACGACACAGGAAGTTTTCCAAAGGGCGGGGCAGAAGCCGGTGGCAAGGATTACGTTGTAGAGGGTGGaaaggactgcaaggaaggagggagggcagtgtttgaggttaACAATGCTGTACagctcttctttaaataattaatttcttgCAAATACACtactcgggtttgccgccggatggtAATGTGTAACTCGCACAACATTTCATAGCCGCCGCGCGATTATCTTCAGTCGCGCCTTGTAGCGATGACAGCAGCAGCTactaccacctgaagatgtcgagcagttgcatcgatgaaatattgtgcaagTTACGGCGCCAAACGCGAGAAGTgcatttgcaacagatccgtcgggaaagcatgTAAAGTCACATATAATTTCTTTATTGACACATCATGAGGGTATAGTAAGAATATTTAGTCCTCTAAAATTATGTTTACAGAATATCTGATAAGCTCTTGCTCAAGTTTCAATAACCCCTCAATTACATGAGCTACATTCCTCATTTAACAATTCAGTATGAGAGTTGACGATTATATATGGTTGACAGGATGTACACATTTTGTGTTTCAAACATTTACCTTCTCATAAATATCAGAGTGCTTATCGTGGAGcaaattttattgaatttattttgaCATACAGTCAATCAGAATCAGTTGACTACTGTCGCAATGTAAATAAAACGAAAGTCTTAATTGTGAAAGTAGTTCTACACtgacttctgttttatttaaattttattactaTGATTCGCCCACGAAATTAATTAACAGTAACATACAGGAATTTTCATTTCTCTACTTAATTTAGAAATCAGTCTCTAGGgacaattggaaatttgtggtaagaacttatgggaccaaactgctcaggtcatcagtccctaaacttacacactacttaatctaacttaaactaacttacgctaaggacaacacacaccccaggactcgaacctccgacgaggggagccgcgcaaaccgtgacaagacgcccaagaccgcgcggctacaccgtgtGGCTCAGTCGCTAGGTGTGAAACACACACTGTTTGGTTACAGACCTGTTTCCATGTATGTGCACGTAGGTTGTCATGTTTCCTCACTGTAGTACCTTTCATATTTAAACAAAGTCTTGATTCTAGTTACTTACTTCTGTCTTCACTTGCGTTTATCATTATCTACATACTTCGATCACTGGGGGTCATAATATTTTAACAGATAAAATTTGAGTAAATGTGCAGATGTTAATGTTTACAGATGATAGTAAGCAGGAAACTAATGACGACCAGGTCACTGATCTTTCTTTGTTGTAGTGATAAAATCTTTTTTATAAATTGTTTGATTACAGATTATATTTGATTATGACTATGTCCTAACTGAAGTGTACGTGATTTTGATCGTCTAACTGAAGAAACGGGTAATTATTAACTTCCCTTTTTTCGAAATGACAAGTGCTCATTTAAACATTTTCTTTTCCAGATCTTGTCGCTGACTGGCGCCATCTGTTTTCTGGTCTCCCGGAGTTCAGCAGCAGCGTAAATGATGACTGGACAAAAGATGTCAGTCATCTTCTCGAGACCAATTACAAGATCCTAGAGGACGCCAATCACGATGCAATTACAACACAAGACGCTACATTAGCAACTGGTGACTCGAAATTAGACAGTTCGGAGGAAAGAAAGAGAACTAAAGACaacaaagaatttaataaaaaacataATGTGTTGCACTACATTTTTCCTGTATTGGAAACGAACCCCAAAGTGATAGGACCAACTGATTTAAGCTCACAAAAGCCAGATCACACTCCTACGCTGTTACTGAAGAATAGCTCATACCACAATGGAGAGGAAAAAGTTAAATCCGAATACGGTATTCTCACAATACTGCTTCCGTTTAGGATAGAAAAATATGCTGAAAAGAATGGAAAACTCAATCACGACAAGGGTGGTACTTCTGCAGCTCTCGACGATGACCAAGGTATGGAGGACAGAGGTCTAGAGCTAAAGAAAGAAAAGTTCAGGTCATTCAGGAGAAAGAGAGATGTTTCGAACGATGAAAGTGAAACAATGGAGTCACGGCTATTATCTGCGGATAATGAGGATGAAGATGAAAAGTCCGTCTCTGACGAATCTGAAAAGTGGAGTAGTCCAGAGAAGAAAGAAAAGAGGGACACTGGAAGCCTCTCAGTCGAAATCACTACACCTAATCCTAAAGCTAACGTTTCTAATAACCTCAATTACACCAGTGGGAGGTCAGAAAACAACACCGATGACTCGAATAAGATAGCGatttctcgaaacctggacatgcAAGTGACGACTTCATTACCGCCGTGCACGACCACCAAAAATGGAAGCACAGAGTGCGGAAACAAACACGAGGAACCGAGAGAGGCAACAGAGTTGAGCGTGAAGTACTTAGGGGAAACTACTGACGGAACAGATGGACCGATGAGAGTCGAGGACGACTTTGCCTACGTTACAGATACCCCAGAAATTCATTTGAGCGGAGACAGAGACACTGTATCTGGTGAGATTGTATCAGACTCAGGAAAAATTATTACTCTACACTGGACTCTCAGATTTGAGCCAGAAGACAGCTCTTCTGAGAGTGGGGAGCACCCTCACCCTCCAGCTGATGACGGACGTGACGTGTTCGAACAAAATGTATACGTGGATCACGATGTTAGTCCTGGATACGGACATACGTCAGATTTTCCCGAGCACACGAGAATTGAAGGAGACTATTCAGAATATTTAGACCAGCTGCCCCTGCCATCTGTGGCGGCCCAAGTGTTTCCATACATGCAAAGTGCAGGGCCACCCTCAGTTGGGGAATACCCATCTACAGACCAAGTTATAGTTCCTGTTGTGGAATCGCATTACCCGCCGCCGATTTCAGAGGCGCTTGAGCACGAGTTGGAGTCACAGTCTGGAGTAGTTCTCCCAGACGATGAACTGACGGATGGCCTAGTTGACATGGAGTCAGAACATAGAATGCCCTTTGTTGATGCATCAGAAGAAGAACCACTTCATCCCGATACTACGTATATTCCGTCATCGCTGGAAGAGTCAGTTGAGATGGAGCCCGGCCTTCCAGCGTCGTTTGCGGTCACATCAGTAGAAGAACCACTTGATTCTGATACCATGTATATCCCGTCATCACTGGAAGAGCCAATTGAGATGGAGCCCGGACTTCCAGCGTCGTTTCCGGACGCATCAGTAGAAGAACCACTTGATCCTGATACCGCTTATATTCCGTCATTGCTGGAAGAGCCAGTTGAGATGGAGCCTGGAATTCCAGTGTCGTTTGCGGGCGCATCAGTAGAAGAACCACTTGATCCTGATACCGTTTATATTCCGTCATTGCTG
Encoded proteins:
- the LOC124596058 gene encoding uncharacterized protein LOC124596058 yields the protein MAFAAFLVVSYALCFNSVLIAFADNDLVADWRHLFSGLPEFSSSVNDDWTKDVSHLLETNYKILEDANHDAITTQDATLATGDSKLDSSEERKRTKDNKEFNKKHNVLHYIFPVLETNPKVIGPTDLSSQKPDHTPTLLLKNSSYHNGEEKVKSEYGILTILLPFRIEKYAEKNGKLNHDKGGTSAALDDDQGMEDRGLELKKEKFRSFRRKRDVSNDESETMESRLLSADNEDEDEKSVSDESEKWSSPEKKEKRDTGSLSVEITTPNPKANVSNNLNYTSGRSENNTDDSNKIAISRNLDMQVTTSLPPCTTTKNGSTECGNKHEEPREATELSVKYLGETTDGTDGPMRVEDDFAYVTDTPEIHLSGDRDTVSGEIVSDSGKIITLHWTLRFEPEDSSSESGEHPHPPADDGRDVFEQNVYVDHDVSPGYGHTSDFPEHTRIEGDYSEYLDQLPLPSVAAQVFPYMQSAGPPSVGEYPSTDQVIVPVVESHYPPPISEALEHELESQSGVVLPDDELTDGLVDMESEHRMPFVDASEEEPLHPDTTYIPSSLEESVEMEPGLPASFAVTSVEEPLDSDTMYIPSSLEEPIEMEPGLPASFPDASVEEPLDPDTAYIPSLLEEPVEMEPGIPVSFAGASVEEPLDPDTVYIPSLLEEPVEMEPGIPVSFADASVEEPLDPDTAYIPSLLEEPVEMEPGIPVSFVDASVEEPLDPDTLYIPSSLDGPVDMVPGLSVSFTDASEEVLFDPDAFYIPPSLGEPVDIGPVLPLSFTGAFVEEPFAPDTLNIPSSLGEPVDIGPVLPASGEKLFVPDTLSHIPSSLDEPVDIESGLPVTLVDLLAGLPFRNPSSLEKQSMIIYDDNGQGAELQQIIDESTGGQFYPAAMSLEYLPAYDETGLKSYVEKDHRDLIDSAAGVPCRCNEVVARNFNDRP